TTGTTTTAACTTGTATGGATACACGTTTAGTTGAATTACTACCAAAAGCAATGAATTTGCGCAATGGGGATGTAAAAGTTGTAAAAAGTGCAGGGGCAATCGTAAATCACCCGTTCGGAGGGATTATGCGTAGCTTACTTGTAGCAGTTTATGAATTACAGGCGGATGAAGTCTATATTATCGGCCACTACGACTGCGGGATGAGTGCAGTTGATCCGAACGTAATGATCGGTCATATGCTTGAACGAGGGGTTAAACAGGAAACGATTGATGTCATCAATTACGCTCGATTTGATTTAAAAGAATGGTTATGCGGTTTTGGGGATGTTGAAACAAGTGTATTAAAAAGTGTTGATTTAGTTAGAACACATCCACTAATGCCAAAAGGTGTTCCTGTACATGGTCTTATTATCGACCCTGCAACAGGAAAGCTGGATTTAGTAACGGACGGCACAGTTGACCAAAAATAAAATTTAAATAATAAGCGACAGTGCCCTTCAATTAACTACTGGAGTGAGCACTGTCGCTTTTTTATATTGTCGTCCCTTTATGTTCCCGCTGCAAAATGGCGTACATATAATGGTCGACCCATTTGCCGTTTATATACAAAAGCTCTCGCAATAATCCTTCTCTTGTAAAACCCGATTTTTCCAATACACGAATCGAAGCTGAATTTTGTGGTGCAACATATGCCTCTATTCGGTGAAGATTTAATGTAATAAAAGCGAATTCCATTACTATACGTACCGCTTCTGTAACAATTCCTTTACCTGTGAAATTCTCATCCATTGAATAGCCGATAAAACCACTTGAATAAGGTAAACGTTTAATTGAGTAGAGTGAAATATGTCCGATTAATTGACCTGTTGCATTGTAAAAAATCCCGAAAGAAAATTCACGGTTTGTTTGCAGCAAATGTATGCTTTCCAAAATTTTATTATACTGTACTTGTTCCGTATAAAATTCATCTCGATGTAATGGTTCAAATTCGGACCAATACATTTTATTGTCTCTTAGTAATTTTGCCAACCCTTTCGCATCGGACGGGGTGAATGTGCGAAGCGAACATTGTTGCCCAATAAGTTGAACCATTGGACCCTCCTTCTTGTGAAATAGCTTGAATAAGCTTTTCATTGAACCACCTTCATTT
This Solibacillus isronensis DNA region includes the following protein-coding sequences:
- a CDS encoding beta-class carbonic anhydrase produces the protein MSALQTILEFNGKFVDEKQYEQYATTKYPDKKIVVLTCMDTRLVELLPKAMNLRNGDVKVVKSAGAIVNHPFGGIMRSLLVAVYELQADEVYIIGHYDCGMSAVDPNVMIGHMLERGVKQETIDVINYARFDLKEWLCGFGDVETSVLKSVDLVRTHPLMPKGVPVHGLIIDPATGKLDLVTDGTVDQK
- a CDS encoding GNAT family N-acetyltransferase, whose amino-acid sequence is MVQLIGQQCSLRTFTPSDAKGLAKLLRDNKMYWSEFEPLHRDEFYTEQVQYNKILESIHLLQTNREFSFGIFYNATGQLIGHISLYSIKRLPYSSGFIGYSMDENFTGKGIVTEAVRIVMEFAFITLNLHRIEAYVAPQNSASIRVLEKSGFTREGLLRELLYINGKWVDHYMYAILQREHKGTTI